DNA sequence from the Malus domestica chromosome 11, GDT2T_hap1 genome:
CGTAGGCAAATTTAGTAGATAATCTATTTAACTTACCAATTTTAGTCCAAAGAAATATttagtaattttgtattttcTACAAATAGCAATTGGAATGTGTTGGAAAACAATGTCTCATGTATTTGGGAAAGTGAACTGTCGTTTTTCAAGGGAATCCAGAAGAAATCAGTGATAAATTTAGTGGACAGAATATCAGTTCCTCCTTATATTTTAttgctctttctctcttctttgttgcaaaggaattggatcctctcctaagcACAAGCTCAGGAGCCTGTTAACTATCAcatgtggaccgttggatcaaaatccaacagtTATAATTATTGTAACTTTTAGAGGGACccatgtttgtagccgttggatcaaaatctaatGGCTCACGTGCGCTGGTCAGGAGGCTCCTAAGCttgtgctcaggagaggatccaattctgTTGCAAAATACATTTGGAAAATTAGCTATTTTTCATATGgggtaaaaatcaaattttatgtAAAGGAACAAATATGTAgcatcatattttttttacacacGTTTTTGTGAGACTCACTAGTGTATTTTAACAATTCAAATCGTTTATCTTTTAGGTCATAATATGTAGATTAGACAATCCAAAACTATTATGATATTCATTTGTTGTGAAGAAAATAGACAAATACAGTTCTGCAACGAAACCCTATACCCTTAGTCTAACGATCATATGGTTGTGGATTTGTGTGCTTTTTGGTACATATAATCTTTAAATGAAGACTTAAAAAATAGACAATTCGAATAACTGAAATATATTACGAAATTGATTCCAAAAAATGCATGCCAAATGTTGCGTAAAGAAGATAGTGCCGCTAAATCCGTCCCAGAAACAAGTATGTAAAACAAATGAAGGCGATTCGATTGAGGAGATGGTCCACCAGAAGCAAGTACCCAACCCAAAAAACAACCCAAAGCAAACCAAACTGCATTGCTCTCAACGTTGTAATTGTTGTACTTGCAGCCTAGCGGTTTGGCCGGTTTCAAGATCGGGTGGTCTCAGGGTTTAGTCGTTAAGTAAGGAGCAGATGAAGAATAATCCAATAAAGACCACTAAATTACTCTGGTAAAGGATTTCATCGTTTCATTTGCATAAAAAGATTTACAAATGTTTGATATTTACATTCGATTAGAGAGTGCGGTTCAAAACTGATATTTGACGTGAGTCGCCGTTCAACAAGAAAACCTCCAAAGGAACATAAGGAGAGGCTATTGACGAACCAAATCTATACGTAGGTTGCAGTATTTTGCTACCCTTCGCACACTGAAATGCTCGAAGCCTTGGTCCGGTTCTCATCTGCCAAATCTGCACGATATTGCCACGAGAGAAAACATATTATTAGAAATTATGCGTGAGTCAGATGTTAATCACTTGAAGTACCATTGcagttcttttaataaatacAAGAAAGAAGTTCCCATCAGTCCAAAACTAAAACAATTTCTTGACCTTACTTAATGATATCCATTCATTCGATTTCTAGGCTGCCATCCAGCACATATTCCCTTATACTCATCTGCTTCATTTGAGTTAAAATGGAAGAGCGGTGCACGGTTCCAATAAAACCCAAAACAAGCATGTATAGAATGACTCTTACCTTTGCGTTCTGTTTTTTTGAAATAAGTAACAATGTACTAAAGAATGCCAGGTATGGATAGTTTCTTTGAAGATAAGAGGAAATGGAGTCTATGCTATTTTAATTTTGCAGTCTCATTATTGTAAATATATAAACTACAAAAAATGCAACTAAGAGAATGAAAAAGATCTTTGATTGCTTGCATGTCCGAAAAAGGAGAGAGTTCCTTAAAGGAAACGGTAAAAGAAACTACCTCAATAATTCCTTTTCGAGGGGCATGAATAACCAAACACAGGCAGTAATCACTCTTCGTGGGTTCATAGTGACTTGAATTTGAAGCTGCAGTATCTTTTTTGACCAGCATCTCCATGAATAGGCAACTAGCATCCCGATATCCCTGCAAATCGACTCATACCACCATCAGGGAAAAACTACAACATCAAAacgaaggagaaagaaaaacttTTAAGTAATTTAAGGTTTCTGGGAGAAAACCTTCCAAAGCCGCACTATCACAAGTGCTTGAGTATCTAAAAGCAATATACGACCAAGTGAATCTGTAATCGCAGTCAATGTGCCACTAGGTGATAAGGTAAGCTTCTCACCCTTTCTTGGGAAATCCTTCAAACATGTCAATGGAGAAGCTGTCACAAATAAAATCACATGTGAGCAAAAAACAAGAGTTAACTAATGATTGGTAACTAGACTCCCAAATCCATGAAGAAAAAATCAATTATAATAGTAGTGTTTAAAACTTAGGCCTCGTTTGTTGTTTACTTGAAGGTAGAAGATGGATTACTCATTAAGAAAACTTATTAATTACACTCCTCTCCAAAATGGTAGGATTAGAAGGGATAAGTTTTCTTCATGTCTAATACCCTTCTAATCTCCTCAAATATTAAAATCACCCACCACATACCATGCATTTTATGATCCAATCCATTCCAATCCTAGGCACCATACGAGCCCTTATAGTTTAATTCCCTTTGAGCTGACAAAAAGCCAGGTCAAATCACTTACCTCCTTAGACTTGAATGAATGTTGCACACACAGAGGAACTGAGGTACCTACTTTAGTTCCATTACCAGTCCAAATGCATGTTCGTGCatatttcttcttattttttaaccaaaaaaaaaaggttactgTTATTTCTTTCTATACAAACAATATTAGCAAAGTTCCAAGAGCCAACAAAGTATGGAAAACACAAATAGTGATGCAAGTAGGGGGCATGACCACCAAATACATGGATGCAAGGGAAGTAGATACTTTCGAGATGAGTTGCCATTTCTCTCTTCTTTGTGCTTATAACCCTGTTCTTCTTTCATTTATACATTCTAGTGGAAAGACTACACAAATGTACTTAGGCAACAACATTATGAACTTTAAATAAATAACTACAGTAAATTAATCTCACCTTGTGCAAATGGTTGAGGTTTCTCCTCTGATTTTTTAGATGAAGTCTGATCGCTCCCCCAAATCATTTTTGATAATGAAGCTATTGTTGAAAATGTTGCAGGCACAACTTTAGACAAGATTGCCCCCACCAAAGACCTATTATTGTCTTCCGATAGTCTTTATATGGAGAAACCAAATGTCGTCAATAAATATGGGCACTTTTAAGTGAAACAGATATAAGACTGCATTTAACACTCAGTAGAAAACCTGTAAGTTGTATCATCCCACCACACTAACCTGAAGGCCGAAATCACTGCATCCTCTCCAACAGTGATTCCACATAAATAATGTTCAGTTGACTGCCCAACAATAAAAGCAGCTGAATTCAAACCCAGAATAACTTCAGAAGGTTTTCCATGATTTATGGGGAAAAGACCGAAGCATTACTATCAGAAGAAGGGGAATAGAGAGAACAAAAAACAACTACGAAAAAATTGACCAAAATggcaacaaaacaaaattgtaaACATTAccgaaagaaatttgcataaatCTAAGAATGAAGTTCCTTTGATTATTTCATTATTTACAAGATGACAAACAAAATCAGTGTGGTATAAAtgttaagattttgagatttgtCAATGGGGGAAAATAGTTCTTCAAGAACTTTCAAGCTTCCAATTGACTTTGATGCAAGGTATCTTGTCATATATATCCCCCACCTATTAACTTCTTTTTAACTTGTCAACTCAACAGAACCTTGTTCCATCAAGATGGAAGCTGATAAACCTTGCAAATGTCACAGGACAGGGTGACATGAACATACATTATTTGATTGAAATGGAGAAACACTGGAAAAAGGATCTGGAGGAAGCTCAAGAACATAGGCGAAGGTGTGAAAGTGAAGAATAAATGCTCTGATAGATTATAATGTACATGGAGTTTGCTCTCCATCCAATGAACCGAATAATTCAgcagatgaagatgaagagagATTTTCATTTGAAAATGAATCTGTCAACCTAATAACATAGACGATGGAGACAAGTAAAAGGAAATAGATAagataaaatagaaaatgtcTATCAATAGCTCCCAGGATCCTGTGCTTCTCAAGAGAATCAACAATTTCATCATGAAGATAACTTCCTTTTTGAGCTGGTCTCCTATATCCGGGGCAGACTAAAGTCCTTTTATTGAACAGTTGGTGTTATTCTCAATGGAATTGATTATTTCTGACTTTTGACTACACTAATTGCAGTTTAACATTACATGGTATGTGTGCTTTTAATTTCTTGAACTTGACAAATGACCATCTTGTTTTATTATGTTTTGGGTACAATGTGTGTTTTTATAATCTTGATCCTTTTCATGCAATTAAAATGGAAAGCATCAGCATATTTAAATACGCAGGGCGAATATACCTGGATTTCCATCAGTGGCGGAGGCATAATGCCAGTAATGGCTGCATCAGCACAAGTACCATACTTGCTGACACTCCATAACTGGTAAGGTAATTTACCATAGGAATGTTCAAAATCATCTGAGCCTCGCTTTTTGAGTGTTTGATCCCAGAACTGAGACTGTGTATCTTCAAACCACTGGAGCAGCATATTCTGTATTCCAAGCATATTATTAGAACCCACACCAACTGAGCTTCTAAACGCTAGAAACAACTCCAAATTTTAACCCACAAAATAAGGGGACCTAAATTTTTCGAAGTCTCTGCCTATAGACATCACATACAACCTTGTTAATTTAAACTAGAAATACTTTATCATTACATTACATTAAGTGAAAGTATGGGAACTTAAAGATTCAAGACACATGCTTCATGCTCAAAGATGACTTTACAGGTACAACTCTTCATAGCAAggaatgaaaaaacaaaaggtTTTCCCTACCTGAATATCCGAGCCATCAAAACGAGCAACTATGCCAGGCATAACAACACAAACCTCCTCTGAGGATGTTTCATGGGTAAAATCTCTCTTCGTTCCACGGACTCTCAACCTTATAATCCGCTCGGGATATACCATCTGTTAATACATAAAAGGGTTAAACTCTGTTTACTACATGAAGTttcgtgattttcaacatttagtacataaagtttttttcgtcctagagtcatacctaaagtgttaattttgggacagtttcatacatccattagtcaaactgttaattctcccgttaagtgatgacgtagcgccatgtggacaatgattggaagccacgtgtcattaaaaaaatattaaaataattaattaaaaaaaaaaacccataaccCTATTGTCTTCCCCACCCCGACccccctcccttctcttctctgcACCTACCCAACCTCTGCACATCCATCCTAAACCCcaccctcctcttcctcctccttatcCTGCACCCTAACCTAAATCCAGACCGAAACCCCACCTTCATCCTCCTTATCGTGCACGGAAACCCCATTTCTCCATTTCCCTTTCTACCTCCTCCGACGAAAACCAACTGGAACTGGGAACGTGCACCCTCGCGGCCTCACCCACCTCCAAATCACTCCCACACTCCCGCAAGATCCCCACTCTCCTTCCCACTTTGACCTTCCTCTCTCACCACTGGAGGAAGAATAGCAACAAAAAGCTGCAGATTTTTAAGCTCTGCGGCGACGTTGAGGGTTTCAGTTTTGGGTTGAAATgtgaggagagaggaagagactTGGAATTGGGGAATTACCTAGAAAGAAGCTCGAGACTTTCGTCATAGACAACCATCCTCTTAAGGTGGAGCTTTTCGATCTTTTATGGGGCTTCGATGGAGGCCAAGAGGCGTATGAGTGTGGTGCGGTGGTGAGGGTGAGGGTACGGTTTGGGGTTGAAGGGGAATTAAATGGTGGGTTTGGGGGAGTGATAGGGGAAGGAGGAGGCAGACGGGGTAGGAGGGAGGGTGTGGCGTGTGAGCGACGGTGTTCGACGGCGCTCTGCTAGTGTTTGGAAGCttttccttctggggttctaagGTGGGTTATGTGGGTTTGGTTGGATGAATTTATGGGGGAAGGAGGGTGAGGCTGGATTGGGGTCGAAAATGGTGTGGTTAGTATAGCTTGCAGTTTGGGGGCGGGGGTTTGGGTTGGGGTGCAGgataaggaggaggaagagggggGTGGGGTTAGGAGAGGAATGGTGGATGAGGTGATGGTTGTGGAGAAGGGGGGATAAAAATGGGGGAGAGAAAAGGGGGAGCCGAAGAGGGTGTTGCAGAGGGAAGAAGGAAGGGAGGTGGAAGACGGGTGAGTGGGCACGGGTGTggagttggattttttttttttttttttatttacttttatttaattaattattttaatattttttaatgacacatggcgcccagtcattgtccacataagcgccatgtcatcacttaacagAATTTCTAACAGAAAACTTAACGGATATATGAAACtatcccaaaattaagacttgaggtatgactctgggatgaaaaaaacttcatgtactaaatgttgaaaactacaaaacttcagggtagtaaacagagttTAACCCTACATAAAATCATTAAAGTTGCATGACCAAGACCAGTAGACCATAACTCAATTTTCCAACAGAACCAATACCAAAAGTAATCACAATGGCATACAAAACTATCATATATGCAGAATCTAAACGAATTAAATTCAATAACTCAACATTTCAATAATCACCACCAGATATAATCGCAATGCCATACGAAACTGTTGTACTTAAAAACCCCGTACGCAAAAATCTAACAAACCCATACGCGAAATCAAAAAGGTTGCTGTGCAAGAAGTGCTTGGAACTGATTGCGCCCAGGCTCTGAGGCTGGGGTTGGTCAGCAGAGACCCTAAAGGTTTCTATGTGACCAAGTGGTGTCATTTTGGATTGCTTTGACTTTGGGTCTGAGTCAGTTGCTTCGGTAGAAAAGGTTAAAGGATTTCTGTCTTTGAAGGtttgttcaaattttaattttaggttTTACTTTGTTTGGTTAATGGGAATTCATTAAAGCTTctgtttttaagaaaaatgaaattcaaaggATGAATGATCTGAAGTAATGTCGATTTTTTTCTTGATTGGAAGCTGAGTTTAAAAGTGTACAGCATTGTAGATTTGTTTCTAAGAACatgaataaaaattttgaacttCATTTTCCCTATCAGTTTCTGAAGTTTCCTTGCAAGCAAACAGGAACTGAATGATAAGAGTGCAAATTTTTCTACCAGACATGGGTTTCTAGTTTCTACTCCATTTGATCCCTCTCTCAATTGGTTATGGGTTCCAATACCAAAAGTAATCACAATGGCATACAAAACTATCATATTTACATACCCAACATGCAAAATCTAAACAAATTAAACTCaataattcaaattttcaatgaCCACTACAAGAAAAAATCACAATGCCATACATAATTATTGCATTTACAAACCCCATATGCAAAAATCTACCAAACACAATAAAATTCACATCATTCAAAGACAAATTTTCATCTAATCAAACCCAGATTACCAATGCAGCAGCTTTACCTGCTTATGAATCAAATCTCCATCCAAAGAGAAAAATAGGAGATACCCAGACGAAGTCCCGGCCACAACCACCCTTACCTCGTCAAACACCAACCACTCCACCGCCGTGACGAACTCCGCCTCGATCGGGGACAATTCGGGTCGAATTTTGAGGGGGGTCCCGTCGGAGTCGGCCCACCCGAGAAACACAATAACGGAGCGGTTGGCGAGAGCGAGCGACTGGGTGTCCAGGGCGCAGAGGAGGTTGGGGTTGTCGAACCAGCCTTCCTTTCCCGCGCCGAGCTCGCCGAGCTCCTCGCAGGCGATGCTGCCCAGCTCCGTCGTATGAGTTCGCTTCGCCATGGTTGATTGGGTCGGAGTTagaaaaggaggaggaggtTGAAGCAAGAGGTGGAAATTTACAGGCAGtactttttgtttaatttaagtgCCCGAAGCCCGCATCGTTTAGCCGTTAAAAGTAGCAGaagggagaaatttttcagtgaaACCGTACGGATGGCACACGTGTTACTGTATAAATGATAGTATGATtatgatatatgtgttaaaaaattaataatttaacaaataaaatttcttacaATTTGTATAAAAATACGTGATATACCATTCATTCATGTTCCGAtcataatgaaaaatttcttgAAATGAAGGTGATGTACCAACGATCAACTAAcccaactattttttttttttggtatgaaCTAACccaactattttttcttttgtgaaatCTACCTAAAATAATTgtaaatcaaatttaatttctaaatttattaaatttaaaacgaGATGTTACTCACCCTAAGAAAGTTACAGTgtaaccaactttttttttttggttaaatttttttCGTGATTTTTAAGATGGCATGGTACTTTTAATGTGACTTTAAAACCTACTTGTGATGAATCACGATAGCAATTCAGGTAAATTGCACAATAGATAATCTAATTTAGTATCAAATTCGTTATTTAAGAGATTCAAATATAAAATCTCTTACTTACGagtaaaaagaaatatcatcATATCGTATGTAAAGATAAAATCATCTATTTAATCTCTAATTAAAGACTGCACTGGTCTAATCGTCTAAGAAATCGAAAATGCTGAGTCAAGACCCTTCCCTCTCTAAacccctctctcttcctcctcacgccattcttcaatctcctccacaaaaccctaaccttaaAACCCCTCACCGCGGCCCCCAAAAACACTCTCCATCAACTCTTTCTTCCAATTCCCATAAAATTCGAACCCCAATTTCACATTTTCCTGCCAAATTTCCCAACTCTGGCGGAACCTCCGCTTATACGCCGAGCAGAGCAAAAAGAAGGCTTGAAACTGGCCATCCCCAAGCAGAATCGAGGGTAACGCAAAGTTTTACCGGGAAGTGAAGGAGATTGCTCGGCGGAAAAGCAAAAGGCTTGTCGAATTTTCTACCGACTCAAGAACCATGGCCGAAAGTACACCGATAACTTCACTGACGATGAGCTCCAGCAAATTGGGCTCGGGTACGACTGGATGGTCCGGTTTATGGAGAAAGACAACCCCAATTTGCGTCACCCACATGATTGGTACAAGCACGGGGAATACGGGGCCGTGCATGTGATGCGAGGTTGTTGTTGGCCAACTGATCCGGGGGAGGTTCACCGACAAGAGGGTGATGATGATTAGGGAAGTGAAGGACCAAGAGGAGTGGGAAAAGATTGAGCAATTTGAGATGAGCCAAGATTTTGGTAAGAGATCAGAGCAATTGGATAGAAGCAAGGGGATGAAGTACTTTTGGGTGTTTGTGAGGCACCCGAGGTGGCGGTTTTTGGATTTGCCGTGGCAGCAGTGGACTTTGGTGTGTGAGGTAGTGGTGGAAGGCGAAAAACAGAGGTTGGACAAGTGGAGTTTGATGGGCAGGCTTGGGAATTTGACTAGATCGTTGATGAGGTCCAAAAAAATGGGGTCTTCATCCCGAGGTGGTGGCGACTGGCCTTACTCAGCCGCAAGATCGCCATGATACACCTGTTTTGGAACTACCGTGGTCTAGGGTCGGACACGATGGTTCGTGCCTTACATGGGCAAATAAGGGAACACAGACCTTCGatgatttttctttcagaaaccAAAATGAAAGATCATCGAATAGCTGGAGTAAGAAGGCGGATGGGGTACTCAAATGGTTTTGATGTAGCTCCGATCGGGAGAGCTGGAGGGCTTAGCTTATGGTGGGAGGACTCTGTCCAAGTGGAGGTGATGGAATTTTCTAAGCATTTTATTGATGCTGGATGTGGGTTGGTTGACTCGCAGGTTAAATTTCAGTTTACCGGAGTTTACGCGACATCGTACAGGATGGAGAATGAGGAATTTTGGAGGGGTATGATTCAGAATTTCAGCCCGGATAATATGTCATGGATTTGTGGAGGGGATTTTAACGAAGTCTTATGGGATCATGAAAAATCTGGGCGAGCGAAAGTGAGATACAACCGTCCCAGATACCTGGAGGAGTTTATGTGCAAGGTGGAGGTTATGGATTTGGGATTTAATGGACCCAAATT
Encoded proteins:
- the LOC103448772 gene encoding uncharacterized protein, whose amino-acid sequence is MAKRTHTTELGSIACEELGELGAGKEGWFDNPNLLCALDTQSLALANRSVIVFLGWADSDGTPLKIRPELSPIEAEFVTAVEWLVFDEVRVVVAGTSSGYLLFFSLDGDLIHKQMVYPERIIRLRVRGTKRDFTHETSSEEVCVVMPGIVARFDGSDIQNMLLQWFEDTQSQFWDQTLKKRGSDDFEHSYGKLPYQLWSVSKYGTCADAAITGIMPPPLMEIQSTEHYLCGITVGEDAVISAFRLSEDNNRSLVGAILSKVVPATFSTIASLSKMIWGSDQTSSKKSEEKPQPFAQASPLTCLKDFPRKGEKLTLSPSGTLTAITDSLGRILLLDTQALVIVRLWKGYRDASCLFMEMLVKKDTAASNSSHYEPTKSDYCLCLVIHAPRKGIIEIWQMRTGPRLRAFQCAKGSKILQPTYRFGSSIASPYVPLEVFLLNGDSRQISVLNRTL